Proteins from one Cervus canadensis isolate Bull #8, Minnesota chromosome 25, ASM1932006v1, whole genome shotgun sequence genomic window:
- the MCRS1 gene encoding microspherule protein 1 isoform X1, giving the protein MATPLSLRSRGEPEGIAQPLVRRPGSRRISRKPALALRLLPSPRRKCWNWQPRNDSQGLLDSSLMASGTASRSEDEESLAGQKRASSQALGTIPKRRSSSRFIKRKKFDDELVESSLAKSSTRAKGASGVEPGRCSGSEPSSSEKKKVSKTPSTPVPPSPAPAPGLTKRVKKSKQPLQVTKDLGRWKPADDLLLINAVLQTNDLTSVHLGVKFSCRFTLREVQERWYALLYDPVISKLACQAMRQLHPEAIAAIQSKALFSKAEEQLLSKVGSTSQPTLETFQDLLHRHPDAFYLARTAKALQAHWQLMKQYYLLEDQTVQPLPKGDQVLNFSDAEDLIDDSKLKDMRDEVLEHELTVADRRQKREIRQLEQELHKWQVLVDSITGMSSPDFDNQTLAVLRGRMVRYLMRSREITLGRATKDNQIDVDLSLEGPAWKISRKQGVIKLKNNGDFFIANEGRRPIYIDGRPVLCGSKWRLSNNSVVEIASLRFVFLINQDLIALIRAEAAKITPQ; this is encoded by the exons ATGGCCACGCCCCTTTCCTTACGCAGTCGGGGCGAACCGGAAGGGATTGCTCAACCCTTAGTTCGTAGACCCGGAAGTAGACGAATCTCACGGAAGCCGGCCTTGGCCCTGCGGCTGCTGCCGTCGCCGCGGAGAAAGTGTTGGAACTGGCAGCCTAGGAATG attctcAGGGGCTGCTAGATTCATCCCTGATGGCATCGGGCACTGCCAGCCGCTCAGAGGATGAGGAGTCACTGGCAGGACAGAAGCGGGCCTCCTCTCAGGCCTTGGGGACTATCCCTAAACGGAGAAGCTCCTCCAG GTTCATAAAGAGGAAGAAGTTCGATGATGAGCTGGTGGAGAGCAGCCTGGCTAAGTCCTCTACCCGGGCGAAGGGGGCCAGTGGGGTGGAACCAGGGCGCTGTTCGGGGAGCGAACCTTCCTCCAGTGAGAAGAAGAAG GTGTCCAAGACCCCCAGCACACCTGTgccgcccagccccgccccagcccctggACTTACCAAGCGCGTGAAGAAGAGCAAACAGCCACTCCAGGTGACCAAGGATCTGGGCCGCTGGAAGCCTGCAGACGACCTCCTGCTCATCAATGCCGTGTTGCAG ACCAATGACCTGACATCTGTCCACCTGGGTGTGAAGTTCAGCTGCCGCTTCACCCTGCGGGAAGTCCAGGAGCGCTGGTACGCCCTGCTCTACGATCCTGTCATCTCAAA GCTGGCCTGCCAGGCCATGAGACAGCTGCACCCAGAGGCCATTGCAGCCATCCAGAGCAAGGCACTGTTTAGCAAGGCTGAGGAACAGCTGCTGAGCAAAGTGGGATCG ACCAGCCAGCCCACCTTGGAGACCTTCCAGGACCTGCTGCACAGACACCCCGATGCCTTCTACCTGGCCCGTACTGCCAAGGCTCTGCAGGCCCACTGGCAGCTCATGAAACAGTATTACCTTTTGGAGGACCAGACAG TGCAGCCGCTGCCCAAGGGGGACCAAGTGCTGAACTTTTCCGACGCAGAGGACTTGATTGATGACAGTAAGCTCAA GGACATGCGAGATGAAGTCCTGGAACATG agctgactgtggctgaccGGCGCCAGAAACGGGAGATTCGGCAGCTGGAACAGGAACTGCATAAGTGGCAGGTGCTAGTAGATAGCATCACAG GCATGAGCTCCCCAGACTTCGACAACCAGACCCTGGCAGTGCTGCGGGGCCGCATGGTGCGGTATCTGATGCGCTCTAGAGAG ATCACCCTCGGCAGAGCGACCAAGGACAACCAGATTGATGTGGACCTGTCCCTGGAGGGTCCGGCCTGGAAGATCTCCCGGAAGCAAG GTGTCATCAAGCTGAAAAACAATGGTGATTTCTTCATTGCCAACGAGGGCCGGCGGCCCATCTACATTGATGGACGGCCTGTGCTGTGTGGCTCCAAGTGGCGCCTTAGCAACAACTCAGTAGTGGAG ATTGCCAGCCTGCGATTTGTCTTCCTTATCAACCAGGACCTCATTGCCCTCATTCGGGCCGAGGCTGCCAAGATCACGCCACAGTGA
- the MCRS1 gene encoding microspherule protein 1 isoform X3, translating to MASGTASRSEDEESLAGQKRASSQALGTIPKRRSSSRFIKRKKFDDELVESSLAKSSTRAKGASGVEPGRCSGSEPSSSEKKKVSKTPSTPVPPSPAPAPGLTKRVKKSKQPLQVTKDLGRWKPADDLLLINAVLQTNDLTSVHLGVKFSCRFTLREVQERWYALLYDPVISKLACQAMRQLHPEAIAAIQSKALFSKAEEQLLSKVGSTSQPTLETFQDLLHRHPDAFYLARTAKALQAHWQLMKQYYLLEDQTVQPLPKGDQVLNFSDAEDLIDDSKLKDMRDEVLEHELTVADRRQKREIRQLEQELHKWQVLVDSITGMSSPDFDNQTLAVLRGRMVRYLMRSREITLGRATKDNQIDVDLSLEGPAWKISRKQGVIKLKNNGDFFIANEGRRPIYIDGRPVLCGSKWRLSNNSVVEIASLRFVFLINQDLIALIRAEAAKITPQ from the exons ATGGCATCGGGCACTGCCAGCCGCTCAGAGGATGAGGAGTCACTGGCAGGACAGAAGCGGGCCTCCTCTCAGGCCTTGGGGACTATCCCTAAACGGAGAAGCTCCTCCAG GTTCATAAAGAGGAAGAAGTTCGATGATGAGCTGGTGGAGAGCAGCCTGGCTAAGTCCTCTACCCGGGCGAAGGGGGCCAGTGGGGTGGAACCAGGGCGCTGTTCGGGGAGCGAACCTTCCTCCAGTGAGAAGAAGAAG GTGTCCAAGACCCCCAGCACACCTGTgccgcccagccccgccccagcccctggACTTACCAAGCGCGTGAAGAAGAGCAAACAGCCACTCCAGGTGACCAAGGATCTGGGCCGCTGGAAGCCTGCAGACGACCTCCTGCTCATCAATGCCGTGTTGCAG ACCAATGACCTGACATCTGTCCACCTGGGTGTGAAGTTCAGCTGCCGCTTCACCCTGCGGGAAGTCCAGGAGCGCTGGTACGCCCTGCTCTACGATCCTGTCATCTCAAA GCTGGCCTGCCAGGCCATGAGACAGCTGCACCCAGAGGCCATTGCAGCCATCCAGAGCAAGGCACTGTTTAGCAAGGCTGAGGAACAGCTGCTGAGCAAAGTGGGATCG ACCAGCCAGCCCACCTTGGAGACCTTCCAGGACCTGCTGCACAGACACCCCGATGCCTTCTACCTGGCCCGTACTGCCAAGGCTCTGCAGGCCCACTGGCAGCTCATGAAACAGTATTACCTTTTGGAGGACCAGACAG TGCAGCCGCTGCCCAAGGGGGACCAAGTGCTGAACTTTTCCGACGCAGAGGACTTGATTGATGACAGTAAGCTCAA GGACATGCGAGATGAAGTCCTGGAACATG agctgactgtggctgaccGGCGCCAGAAACGGGAGATTCGGCAGCTGGAACAGGAACTGCATAAGTGGCAGGTGCTAGTAGATAGCATCACAG GCATGAGCTCCCCAGACTTCGACAACCAGACCCTGGCAGTGCTGCGGGGCCGCATGGTGCGGTATCTGATGCGCTCTAGAGAG ATCACCCTCGGCAGAGCGACCAAGGACAACCAGATTGATGTGGACCTGTCCCTGGAGGGTCCGGCCTGGAAGATCTCCCGGAAGCAAG GTGTCATCAAGCTGAAAAACAATGGTGATTTCTTCATTGCCAACGAGGGCCGGCGGCCCATCTACATTGATGGACGGCCTGTGCTGTGTGGCTCCAAGTGGCGCCTTAGCAACAACTCAGTAGTGGAG ATTGCCAGCCTGCGATTTGTCTTCCTTATCAACCAGGACCTCATTGCCCTCATTCGGGCCGAGGCTGCCAAGATCACGCCACAGTGA
- the MCRS1 gene encoding microspherule protein 1 isoform X2 produces the protein MDKDSQGLLDSSLMASGTASRSEDEESLAGQKRASSQALGTIPKRRSSSRFIKRKKFDDELVESSLAKSSTRAKGASGVEPGRCSGSEPSSSEKKKVSKTPSTPVPPSPAPAPGLTKRVKKSKQPLQVTKDLGRWKPADDLLLINAVLQTNDLTSVHLGVKFSCRFTLREVQERWYALLYDPVISKLACQAMRQLHPEAIAAIQSKALFSKAEEQLLSKVGSTSQPTLETFQDLLHRHPDAFYLARTAKALQAHWQLMKQYYLLEDQTVQPLPKGDQVLNFSDAEDLIDDSKLKDMRDEVLEHELTVADRRQKREIRQLEQELHKWQVLVDSITGMSSPDFDNQTLAVLRGRMVRYLMRSREITLGRATKDNQIDVDLSLEGPAWKISRKQGVIKLKNNGDFFIANEGRRPIYIDGRPVLCGSKWRLSNNSVVEIASLRFVFLINQDLIALIRAEAAKITPQ, from the exons ATGGACAAAG attctcAGGGGCTGCTAGATTCATCCCTGATGGCATCGGGCACTGCCAGCCGCTCAGAGGATGAGGAGTCACTGGCAGGACAGAAGCGGGCCTCCTCTCAGGCCTTGGGGACTATCCCTAAACGGAGAAGCTCCTCCAG GTTCATAAAGAGGAAGAAGTTCGATGATGAGCTGGTGGAGAGCAGCCTGGCTAAGTCCTCTACCCGGGCGAAGGGGGCCAGTGGGGTGGAACCAGGGCGCTGTTCGGGGAGCGAACCTTCCTCCAGTGAGAAGAAGAAG GTGTCCAAGACCCCCAGCACACCTGTgccgcccagccccgccccagcccctggACTTACCAAGCGCGTGAAGAAGAGCAAACAGCCACTCCAGGTGACCAAGGATCTGGGCCGCTGGAAGCCTGCAGACGACCTCCTGCTCATCAATGCCGTGTTGCAG ACCAATGACCTGACATCTGTCCACCTGGGTGTGAAGTTCAGCTGCCGCTTCACCCTGCGGGAAGTCCAGGAGCGCTGGTACGCCCTGCTCTACGATCCTGTCATCTCAAA GCTGGCCTGCCAGGCCATGAGACAGCTGCACCCAGAGGCCATTGCAGCCATCCAGAGCAAGGCACTGTTTAGCAAGGCTGAGGAACAGCTGCTGAGCAAAGTGGGATCG ACCAGCCAGCCCACCTTGGAGACCTTCCAGGACCTGCTGCACAGACACCCCGATGCCTTCTACCTGGCCCGTACTGCCAAGGCTCTGCAGGCCCACTGGCAGCTCATGAAACAGTATTACCTTTTGGAGGACCAGACAG TGCAGCCGCTGCCCAAGGGGGACCAAGTGCTGAACTTTTCCGACGCAGAGGACTTGATTGATGACAGTAAGCTCAA GGACATGCGAGATGAAGTCCTGGAACATG agctgactgtggctgaccGGCGCCAGAAACGGGAGATTCGGCAGCTGGAACAGGAACTGCATAAGTGGCAGGTGCTAGTAGATAGCATCACAG GCATGAGCTCCCCAGACTTCGACAACCAGACCCTGGCAGTGCTGCGGGGCCGCATGGTGCGGTATCTGATGCGCTCTAGAGAG ATCACCCTCGGCAGAGCGACCAAGGACAACCAGATTGATGTGGACCTGTCCCTGGAGGGTCCGGCCTGGAAGATCTCCCGGAAGCAAG GTGTCATCAAGCTGAAAAACAATGGTGATTTCTTCATTGCCAACGAGGGCCGGCGGCCCATCTACATTGATGGACGGCCTGTGCTGTGTGGCTCCAAGTGGCGCCTTAGCAACAACTCAGTAGTGGAG ATTGCCAGCCTGCGATTTGTCTTCCTTATCAACCAGGACCTCATTGCCCTCATTCGGGCCGAGGCTGCCAAGATCACGCCACAGTGA